A genome region from Rhodopseudomonas boonkerdii includes the following:
- a CDS encoding putative urea ABC transporter substrate-binding protein yields the protein MGTKSFASFRTMIGASLLALAMAAPACAAPKKDFKVAWSIYVGWMPWGYAADTGIVKKWADKYGITIEVKQFNDYVESVNQYTAGSFDAVTITNMDALSIPAAGGVDTTAMIVGDFSNGNDAVILKNKSDLAAIKGQKINLVEFSVSHYLLARALESKQLSERDIKVVNTSDADLAAAFKTPDVTAVVTWNPIVSEVLASPDAKKVFDSSQIPGEIMDLMVANTDVLKDNPNFGKALVGIWYETLARMTAPGAEGAAAQEAMAKASGTDLAGFQSQLASTKLFDTAPSALEFTKSAMVGSTMDRVRKFLFDKALLGKDAKSADAIGIELSDKTVLGNKANVKLRFDATFMDAAASGKL from the coding sequence ATGGGCACTAAGTCTTTTGCTAGCTTCCGCACGATGATCGGCGCTTCTCTCCTCGCTCTCGCGATGGCAGCGCCTGCCTGCGCCGCCCCCAAGAAGGATTTCAAGGTCGCCTGGTCGATCTATGTCGGCTGGATGCCCTGGGGCTACGCGGCCGATACGGGCATCGTCAAGAAGTGGGCGGACAAATACGGCATCACAATCGAAGTGAAGCAGTTCAACGACTACGTCGAGTCTGTCAATCAGTACACCGCCGGTAGTTTCGATGCCGTGACGATCACCAACATGGATGCCCTCTCGATTCCCGCTGCCGGCGGCGTCGATACGACGGCCATGATCGTGGGCGATTTCTCCAACGGAAACGACGCCGTTATCCTGAAAAACAAGAGCGATCTCGCGGCCATCAAGGGGCAGAAGATCAATCTCGTCGAATTCTCTGTCTCGCACTACCTTCTTGCGCGTGCGCTGGAAAGCAAGCAGCTTTCCGAAAGAGACATCAAGGTCGTCAACACATCCGACGCGGATCTTGCCGCAGCGTTCAAGACACCTGACGTCACCGCCGTCGTGACATGGAACCCCATCGTGTCTGAAGTCCTCGCGTCACCCGACGCGAAGAAGGTGTTCGATTCCTCACAGATCCCGGGCGAGATCATGGACCTGATGGTTGCGAACACCGACGTCCTGAAGGACAACCCGAATTTCGGCAAAGCACTCGTCGGCATCTGGTACGAGACCCTCGCCAGGATGACTGCACCGGGCGCAGAAGGCGCGGCAGCCCAGGAAGCGATGGCCAAGGCATCTGGAACGGACCTCGCCGGATTCCAGAGCCAGCTGGCATCGACGAAGCTGTTCGATACCGCGCCATCAGCCCTCGAATTCACGAAGAGTGCGATGGTCGGATCGACGATGGATCGCGTTCGCAAGTTCCTTTTCGACAAGGCCCTGCTTGGTAAGGACGCCAAGTCTGCGGACGCGATAGGCATCGAACTGTCGGACAAGACGGTGCTCGGCAACAAGGCCAACGTGAAGCTTCGCTTCGACGCCACGTTCATGGATGCCGCGGCGAGCGGCAAACTTTAA
- a CDS encoding ABC transporter permease, with translation MRLMNLRPGRQSRFYLAGLPFVLLALAYFTGSSVRLAENPNDKLLPALSSMAQAVKHMAFETDLRTGSILMLSDTIASGTRLLAALAISTSAALVLGIAIGLLPGVNALLAPFVSIVSMIPPLALLPILFIVMGLGENSKVALIVIGTLPCMVRDLTMRVLELPREQLIKAQTLGASTWQVAIRVVLPQVLPRLIDSLRLQLGPAWLFLIAAEAIASDSGLGYRIFLVRRYLAMDVIIPYVIWITCLAFLMDAGLRLLQRRSFPWFASVRAE, from the coding sequence ATGCGCCTCATGAATCTCAGACCGGGCCGACAATCCCGCTTCTACCTCGCGGGGTTACCATTCGTGCTCCTCGCTTTGGCGTACTTCACCGGTTCAAGCGTGAGACTCGCGGAGAACCCCAACGATAAATTGCTGCCTGCGTTATCCAGTATGGCGCAGGCGGTGAAACACATGGCGTTCGAGACCGACCTTCGCACCGGAAGCATCCTGATGCTATCGGATACCATCGCGAGCGGCACTCGGCTTCTCGCTGCGCTTGCAATCTCGACGTCTGCCGCATTGGTGCTGGGAATCGCGATCGGCCTGTTACCGGGCGTGAACGCGTTGCTGGCTCCCTTCGTCAGCATCGTATCGATGATTCCGCCGCTGGCGTTGCTACCCATCCTGTTCATCGTGATGGGGCTCGGAGAGAACTCGAAGGTCGCCCTGATCGTGATCGGCACATTGCCGTGCATGGTTCGCGACCTCACGATGCGCGTTCTGGAGCTTCCGCGCGAACAGCTGATCAAGGCACAGACGCTCGGTGCTTCGACATGGCAGGTTGCGATACGTGTGGTGTTACCCCAGGTGCTGCCGCGCCTGATCGACTCACTGAGACTTCAACTTGGCCCGGCATGGCTGTTCCTCATCGCCGCGGAAGCGATCGCCTCCGATTCTGGCCTCGGCTATCGGATCTTCCTCGTTCGTCGCTATCTCGCGATGGATGTGATCATTCCCTACGTCATCTGGATCACCTGTCTCGCCTTCCTGATGGATGCGGGATTACGGCTCCTGCAACGTCGATCGTTCCCATGGTTCGCTTCTGTGAGGGCGGAATGA